One Nitrospinota bacterium DNA window includes the following coding sequences:
- a CDS encoding phosphoenolpyruvate carboxykinase (ATP) → MSTISTKIDEQGLINVGSVLEAAAIQLFSSPHTRHGGINIAYELACQQPNTVVTDALMSDVEGVGLFPTNNKILVSITGQDTGRSPWARIVMDKRNADEMESITRLIKNVVREMLPIDMLAVRCYFGRSKNAMGECDFLVPSKYAKHALDFVLNFVPASDEARRVYRESKPLGFKNIRVISHPDWVNPDWLSWKNRVNPHDREQVKRDPEPPRIKMIFDAENNVAFLLGNYYFGECKKGALSLIWSAFLSKGIGMPIHGSSKSLVLPDGKKVSFVTIGLSGSGKSSLGNAYHKEFIEKGWLKDTELGNDDAIVVQMDANETSGLESSLYNKTDEYKPGSFWEKTVQSAENALVIVNQHGERIPYYMDVYTKNGRCISNRHHLPGADPLRLDTPAPSYICTIQKDNTFGPLTLIEDPYLQAALYITLSTKSTAAENISLAELGKLKISPGANPFGIWPHSKECAVFLQCVNKHKIKGLLLNTGGFFINDEAEARKEETDIPKELSIILYPLIAANKIKWVDWDMLPGAKIPAPGSMEEFYPGYDKKFVLAKEHRGSHQALFHARLKWRIDHMEKNSIDEKVIGALRAALKCPL, encoded by the coding sequence ATGAGCACCATTTCCACGAAGATCGACGAACAGGGACTTATCAACGTCGGCAGCGTCCTCGAGGCCGCCGCCATACAGCTTTTCAGTTCGCCGCACACCCGGCATGGCGGCATCAACATCGCCTACGAATTGGCCTGCCAGCAGCCGAATACCGTGGTGACCGATGCGTTGATGTCCGACGTGGAAGGGGTCGGGCTTTTTCCGACCAACAACAAGATACTCGTCAGCATCACCGGGCAGGATACCGGCCGCTCGCCCTGGGCCCGCATCGTGATGGACAAGCGCAACGCCGACGAGATGGAGTCGATCACCCGTTTGATAAAGAACGTGGTGCGCGAGATGCTCCCCATTGACATGCTGGCGGTGCGCTGCTACTTCGGCCGGAGCAAAAACGCGATGGGGGAATGCGATTTTCTCGTGCCGTCGAAGTATGCCAAGCACGCGCTCGATTTCGTCCTGAACTTCGTGCCGGCGAGCGACGAGGCGCGCCGCGTGTATCGCGAAAGCAAGCCGCTCGGATTCAAGAACATCAGGGTCATCTCGCATCCCGACTGGGTGAACCCCGATTGGCTGTCGTGGAAAAACCGGGTGAATCCGCACGACAGGGAGCAGGTCAAGCGCGACCCCGAGCCGCCCCGCATCAAGATGATCTTCGACGCCGAGAACAACGTCGCTTTCCTTTTGGGGAACTACTACTTCGGCGAATGCAAGAAGGGGGCGCTCTCCCTCATCTGGAGCGCGTTCCTCAGCAAGGGTATCGGCATGCCGATACACGGCAGCAGCAAGAGCCTCGTCCTGCCGGACGGCAAAAAAGTGTCGTTCGTCACCATCGGCCTTTCCGGCTCCGGCAAGTCGTCGCTCGGCAACGCCTATCATAAGGAGTTCATAGAAAAAGGGTGGCTGAAGGATACCGAACTGGGGAACGACGACGCCATCGTGGTGCAGATGGACGCGAACGAGACCAGCGGCCTTGAAAGCTCGCTTTACAACAAGACCGACGAATACAAGCCGGGCAGCTTTTGGGAAAAGACGGTGCAAAGCGCCGAGAACGCCCTCGTCATCGTGAATCAGCATGGCGAGCGCATCCCGTACTACATGGATGTGTACACAAAGAACGGCCGCTGCATCAGCAACCGCCACCACCTGCCGGGGGCCGACCCGCTGCGGCTGGATACCCCCGCCCCGTCGTACATCTGCACCATCCAGAAGGACAACACCTTCGGGCCGCTGACGCTGATCGAGGACCCGTACCTGCAGGCGGCGCTTTACATCACCCTCTCCACCAAAAGCACCGCCGCCGAGAACATCTCGCTGGCCGAACTGGGCAAGCTGAAAATCTCGCCGGGCGCGAATCCCTTCGGCATCTGGCCGCACAGCAAGGAATGCGCGGTGTTCCTCCAGTGCGTGAACAAGCACAAGATCAAGGGGCTGCTGCTCAACACCGGCGGCTTTTTCATCAACGATGAGGCGGAGGCGCGCAAAGAAGAGACCGACATCCCGAAAGAGCTTTCCATCATCCTCTACCCGCTGATCGCCGCGAACAAAATCAAGTGGGTGGATTGGGATATGCTGCCGGGAGCCAAGATACCCGCGCCGGGGAGCATGGAGGAGTTCTATCCCGGCTACGATAAAAAGTTCGTCCTGGCGAAGGAACACCGGGGAAGCCACCAGGCGCTGTTCCACGCACGGCTGAAGTGGCGCATCGACCACATGGAAAAGAACAGCATCGACGAAAAGGTCATCGGCGCGCTCCGCGCCGCCCTGAAGTGCCCGCTATAA
- a CDS encoding radical SAM protein, protein MPSTVIQPPQKAEARMRVKALYRLMGECRLCPRECATRRTRGARGVCRSGVRPRVASITRHFGEEPPISGTRGSGTVFFSNCNMRCVFCQNCPISRMQVGRDMTAAQLADGMLRLQKEGAHNVNFVTPTHYAAQAAHAVYLARRKELSIPVVWNTSGYERLETLRLLEGFVDIYLCDYRYISPALAKRYSRAEDYPALIEPVIDEMLRQVGPFSGERGVIIRHLVMPGHLEETRLILDRIRRRFGPAATVSFMTQYFPAHKASRFFPINRRLSADEAGAALGILAASGLENGWAQEDDNLASGADME, encoded by the coding sequence ATGCCAAGCACCGTCATACAACCGCCGCAAAAAGCCGAAGCGCGAATGCGTGTGAAAGCGCTCTACCGCCTGATGGGGGAGTGCCGCCTTTGCCCGCGCGAATGCGCCACCCGCCGTACACGCGGCGCGCGGGGAGTCTGCCGCTCCGGCGTCCGCCCCCGCGTGGCCAGCATCACCCGCCATTTCGGGGAAGAGCCGCCGATCAGCGGCACACGCGGCAGCGGCACCGTGTTTTTCAGCAACTGCAACATGCGCTGTGTCTTTTGCCAAAACTGTCCGATTTCGCGGATGCAGGTGGGGCGGGACATGACGGCCGCCCAGCTTGCCGACGGAATGCTGCGCCTGCAAAAAGAGGGGGCGCACAATGTCAACTTCGTAACCCCCACCCATTACGCGGCGCAGGCGGCCCACGCCGTGTACCTCGCCCGCCGCAAGGAGCTTTCCATTCCGGTGGTCTGGAACACGTCGGGCTACGAACGGCTGGAGACGCTCCGGCTGCTGGAAGGGTTCGTGGACATCTACCTTTGCGATTACCGCTATATTTCCCCGGCGCTGGCCAAGCGGTATTCCCGCGCGGAGGATTACCCCGCCCTCATCGAACCGGTTATCGATGAGATGCTGCGCCAGGTGGGGCCTTTCAGCGGCGAACGGGGGGTCATCATCCGGCATCTGGTGATGCCGGGGCATCTGGAGGAAACCCGTTTGATCCTTGACCGGATACGCCGGCGGTTCGGGCCGGCGGCCACCGTGAGCTTCATGACGCAATACTTTCCCGCCCACAAGGCATCGCGGTTTTTCCCGATCAACCGCCGCCTAAGCGCCGACGAAGCGGGGGCCGCGCTGGGCATTCTGGCGGCCAGCGGGCTGGAAAACGGCTGGGCGCAGGAAGACGATAATTTGGCGTCCGGCGCGGATATGGAATAA
- a CDS encoding methionyl-tRNA formyltransferase, with translation MKIIFLGTPEFAVPTLEKLHAEGHKILLAVSQPDRPAGRGQKVRPTPVAVKAAALEIPVYQPEDVNAEEALKKIGALKPDVIVVAAFGQFLKKRFRELAPRGCLNVHASLLPKLRGAAPINRAVMGGHTTAGVTIMKIEAKMDTGDMYLRGEAPIGPETTAGELHDRLAVIGANLMAETLRRIEAGTIYPVPQNEAEATHAPKIAPEERRIDWSLPATAVDQKIRGLSPAPGAFTFYKGARLQILRSHLAAEGARKASGTVTALKSGYFEVSAGNGTVALLEVRAEGKKAMNAAEWARGARIQIGDLFEHGL, from the coding sequence ATGAAGATAATTTTTTTGGGTACGCCAGAGTTTGCGGTCCCCACATTGGAAAAGCTGCACGCGGAGGGGCATAAGATACTCCTCGCGGTTTCGCAGCCGGATCGCCCCGCCGGCCGCGGCCAAAAAGTGCGTCCAACCCCGGTGGCGGTGAAGGCGGCGGCGCTGGAAATTCCGGTCTACCAGCCGGAAGACGTCAACGCCGAAGAAGCGTTGAAAAAAATCGGCGCGCTGAAACCCGACGTTATCGTGGTGGCCGCCTTCGGGCAGTTTTTGAAAAAGCGGTTCCGCGAGCTGGCTCCGCGCGGCTGTCTCAACGTTCACGCCTCGCTGCTGCCGAAGCTGCGCGGCGCCGCACCGATCAACCGCGCGGTGATGGGAGGGCACACCACGGCGGGGGTGACCATCATGAAGATTGAAGCGAAAATGGACACCGGCGATATGTACCTGAGAGGGGAAGCCCCCATTGGCCCGGAAACCACGGCGGGGGAACTTCATGACCGGCTGGCGGTCATCGGCGCGAATCTGATGGCCGAAACGCTCCGGCGCATCGAGGCCGGAACCATATACCCCGTGCCGCAAAACGAAGCCGAAGCGACCCACGCCCCGAAGATCGCGCCGGAAGAGCGGCGGATCGACTGGAGCCTTCCCGCCACCGCGGTGGACCAAAAAATCCGCGGCCTCTCCCCCGCGCCGGGCGCATTCACTTTTTACAAGGGAGCGCGGCTGCAAATCCTCCGCTCCCACCTTGCGGCGGAGGGGGCGCGGAAGGCGTCCGGCACGGTGACGGCGCTGAAATCCGGCTATTTTGAAGTGTCCGCCGGAAATGGTACAGTGGCGCTTCTTGAAGTGCGCGCCGAGGGAAAAAAGGCGATGAACGCCGCCGAGTGGGCGCGCGGGGCGCGAATCCAAATTGGGGACCTTTTTGAGCATGGCCTGTAA
- a CDS encoding UDP-glucose/GDP-mannose dehydrogenase family protein codes for MNICVIGTGYVGLVTGTIFAELGNDVIGVDKIAEKIDLLNRNVMPIYEPGLEELVERNRNEGRLKFTTDLKTAVENSEIIFICVGTPQKNDGETDLSFVESAAAEIARHMNGYKIIVNKSTVPVGTGDLVSRIVKGACKAGHSFDVVSNPEFLREGQAVQDALNPDRIVIGAPRKEVAFKLLELYASLQAPMLITDVCSAEIIKYASNGFLAMKISFINAIANLCETAGADVDDVANGIGRDHRIGRAFLNSGLGYGGSCFPKDVKSLIHTSSKLGYEFDLLKDVVAVNEGRVDRFLAMVTRRFPDMKGRTFAVLGLAFKPNTDDMREAKSIEIVAKLLAAGAKVKAFDPVAMNAAKPLLPAAVEYCQNAYDACAGADALLVVTEWREFKFLNLERVKGSMKHPVIFDGRSMYDPARKERLGFEYYRLGKGKWPKS; via the coding sequence ATGAACATCTGCGTAATCGGCACGGGATACGTCGGCCTGGTGACCGGCACGATATTCGCCGAACTGGGCAACGACGTCATCGGCGTGGACAAAATCGCGGAGAAGATAGACCTGCTTAACCGCAACGTCATGCCGATCTACGAGCCGGGGCTTGAAGAGCTGGTGGAGCGCAACCGGAACGAGGGGCGCCTGAAGTTCACCACCGACCTCAAAACGGCCGTCGAGAACAGCGAGATCATCTTTATCTGCGTCGGCACGCCGCAAAAGAACGATGGCGAGACCGACCTTTCGTTCGTCGAGTCCGCCGCCGCGGAGATCGCGCGGCACATGAACGGCTACAAAATCATCGTGAACAAAAGTACGGTGCCGGTCGGCACCGGCGACCTCGTGAGCCGCATCGTCAAAGGCGCATGCAAGGCGGGGCACAGCTTCGACGTCGTCTCCAACCCCGAGTTTCTGCGGGAAGGGCAGGCGGTGCAGGACGCGCTGAACCCCGACCGCATCGTGATCGGCGCGCCGCGCAAGGAGGTGGCCTTCAAGCTGCTGGAACTGTACGCCTCGCTGCAGGCGCCGATGCTAATCACCGACGTGTGCAGCGCGGAGATCATCAAATACGCCTCCAACGGTTTTTTGGCGATGAAGATATCGTTCATCAACGCCATCGCCAACCTCTGCGAAACGGCGGGGGCGGACGTGGACGACGTGGCCAACGGCATCGGGCGCGACCACCGTATCGGCCGCGCGTTTTTGAATTCCGGCCTCGGCTACGGCGGCTCGTGCTTTCCCAAGGACGTGAAGAGCCTCATTCACACATCGTCGAAGCTCGGTTACGAATTTGACCTCCTCAAGGACGTGGTGGCGGTCAACGAGGGCCGGGTGGACCGCTTCCTCGCGATGGTGACGCGCCGCTTCCCGGATATGAAGGGAAGAACCTTCGCCGTGCTCGGCCTCGCCTTCAAGCCGAACACCGACGACATGCGCGAGGCGAAGTCCATCGAGATCGTCGCCAAGCTTCTGGCCGCAGGCGCGAAGGTGAAGGCATTCGACCCGGTGGCGATGAACGCGGCGAAACCGCTGCTGCCGGCGGCGGTGGAGTACTGCCAAAACGCCTACGATGCGTGCGCGGGAGCCGATGCCCTGCTGGTGGTGACCGAGTGGCGCGAATTCAAGTTCCTCAACCTGGAGCGGGTCAAAGGCTCCATGAAACATCCGGTTATTTTTGACGGGCGGAGCATGTACGACCCCGCCCGCAAGGAGCGGCTGGGCTTTGAGTACTACCGGCTTGGAAAAGGCAAATGGCCAAAATCCTGA
- a CDS encoding SDR family oxidoreductase, which translates to MAKILITGAAGFLGSHFTGRMLADGHTVTGVDNFITGGRRNLAHLHNDPRFDFIEHDITKGLDIAGDVDCVVNMASLASPVDYSNHPLETLLVGSAGSHHCLELAKRKAAVYFFTSTSEVYGDPDISPQPESYWGNVNPVGVRSCYDESKRYGEALTMTYLRKGWVDTRIVRIFNTFGPRMRANDGRAVPNFIMQALHNKPLTVYGDGSQTRSFCYVDDLVDGMARLLFSKVTQPVNIGNPNEMTILQMARQIKETLGSKSEIVFNPLPGDDPKQRRPDITLARSLLGFEPKWTLADGLAKTIEFFRAAAR; encoded by the coding sequence ATGGCCAAAATCCTGATCACCGGCGCCGCCGGCTTCCTCGGTTCGCACTTCACCGGCCGGATGCTGGCCGACGGCCACACCGTGACGGGGGTGGACAATTTCATCACCGGCGGCCGGCGGAATCTCGCGCACCTGCACAACGATCCGCGCTTCGATTTCATTGAACACGACATCACCAAAGGTCTCGATATCGCCGGAGACGTCGACTGCGTGGTGAACATGGCTTCGCTGGCCAGCCCCGTCGATTACTCCAACCATCCGCTTGAAACGCTGCTGGTTGGTTCCGCCGGTTCCCATCACTGCCTCGAACTGGCCAAGCGCAAGGCGGCGGTCTATTTCTTCACCTCCACGTCGGAAGTGTACGGCGATCCGGACATTTCGCCCCAGCCGGAAAGCTACTGGGGAAACGTGAACCCGGTTGGGGTACGCTCCTGCTACGACGAATCGAAACGGTACGGCGAAGCGCTGACGATGACATACTTGCGCAAGGGATGGGTGGATACGCGCATCGTGCGCATCTTTAACACCTTTGGCCCGCGCATGCGGGCCAACGACGGGCGGGCCGTGCCGAACTTCATCATGCAGGCGCTGCACAACAAACCGCTCACCGTCTACGGCGACGGCTCGCAAACCCGCAGCTTCTGTTATGTGGACGACCTGGTGGACGGCATGGCCCGCCTGCTTTTCTCGAAGGTCACGCAACCGGTGAACATCGGCAACCCTAACGAAATGACCATCCTGCAAATGGCGCGGCAGATCAAGGAAACACTCGGCTCAAAAAGCGAGATCGTTTTCAACCCGCTGCCGGGGGACGACCCCAAACAGCGCCGCCCCGATATTACCCTGGCCCGTTCGCTGCTCGGCTTCGAGCCGAAGTGGACGCTGGCGGACGGCTTGGCGAAAACCATCGAGTTTTTCCGCGCCGCGGCCCGCTGA